Within Streptomyces sp. NBC_00704, the genomic segment CAGCCCCGTGCTGATCATGGCGATGCGCAGGTCGTCGCGGAGTGCCAGTCCTTCACAGATGGCTCGGGCGTGCTCGTACTGCTGCCTGGCCCGTGGATACTCCCCGAGAGCGTGGAGCGCGGTTCCGAGGTTGAGCCGCACCGCGACCGTACGGTCGTGATCGCGTCCGTAGACGCCTTCGAGCGTGGTCAGCGCGACGGACAACTGCTCTCGCGCCTCCGCCACCCGGCCCGCCAGGTGCAGGGCTCCGGCCAGGTTGTTGCGACGCAGTGCGACCCGGCTGTCCCGGACGCCGAACACCCCGACGCTGAGTGCCAGCGCATGCTCGTACGCGCTGCGGGCCTCGTGGATGTTGCCCAGGTCCTGCTGGATCCGCCCGAGGATGCCCTCGGCTCTGGCCCGGTCGCCGACCGGGGCGTCGAACCCGGCCATCAGGTCAAGGGCCTCCTGGATCCGTTCTCTCGCCGGCCCCAGGAGGCCTTCCTCCTGCAACAGCCGGCCCATGTCGATCAGCACCGTCGCCAGCAACGGCGCCGCCGCTGCCGGCCCGCTGCGCGCCGATGCCTCGATCTCCTCATAGGCGGCGCGCGCCCCCGTCACCTGGCCGAGTTCCTGGAGCAGTCGCCCGTAGCCCATCCGGAGGCGGATCCGGAACGGGTCCGCCCGCGGCAGGCTCCGCCCGGTCTCCCAGGCCGTCTCGAACAGGTCGCGCGACGCCGCCAGCCTGGCCTGGGCGTGGAGGAAGACGGCGGCCCGCTCCAGCAGGACCGCGAGGTCGCCGCGCGGGGCGTCGTATTCGGCGGCGCGGTCGCGGACCGCCAGGACATGGGGAAGCAGGGCTTCGCACATCGCGGCGTTCTCCAGCTCACCGCTTTCCGCCGGGAAGACCTGGAGCAGCCAGGCGACGGCGTCCTGGACCACGTGGGCGGGCGGCCGGCCGGACCCCGCCGCACGCTGCCGCACCACCCACTGGACGAGGCGGTGCAGCGAGATCTCCTCGCTCGACGTGGTGATCAGGGAGTAGCGCCGCAGATGCATCACCGCTGCCTGATAGCGCGCCTTCGACCCCACCACGGCGCCCAGGTGCGGGGGCAGCGCCAGGTGACTGGTGGCCAGCAGCCTGCGCGGGATCATGTCCGGCCCGAGGAAGGCGCAGAAGGTGAGCAGCCGGTACCCGTCCGGCGAGAGCTTCCTGATCCGTTCCAGGGACAGCATCCAGGTATCGACGACGCTGCGCGAGTAGCCCAGGGGAGGCTTCGCGGCGAGGGCGTCCGCGGCGCTCTCGCCGAGCAGCGCGAGGTAGTCCCCGACCGTGATGTCCGCGGCGTCGACGTAGGCCGCCGCCTGTTCCAGCGCGAGCGGCAGGCGGCCGAGTCGCGTCGCGAGTTCGCTGATCTCCCGCGTTCCTCCGACGGCTGTGCTGCGGATCCTCTTGGTGAGGAAGGCCTCCGCCTCCGACCCGGACAGGACGTCCAGGGCGATCGTGGCCGCCACGGCCTCCCAGTTGGGGTTGCGGGAGGTGATCAGGACATGGCCGCCGCTCGGCAGGGGGTAGACGTCATCGGGTTCCTCGGCGTTGTCGTACACGAGCAACCAGCGACCGCGCCTCTTCAGTTCCCTGAACAGGGCTTCGCGCAGGCCCGGCTGACTGGCGGTCATGCCGATCCCGAGCTCTTCGGCGAGCCGTGCGTAGCCGGACTGCATGATGGCCGGCTTCTCGGCCGACAGCCACCAGACGAGGTCGTACGAGGCTGCGTTGCGGTACGAGTACTCCGTGGCGATCTGCGTCTTGCCGATGCCGCCCAGACCGTGCAGCGCCGCCTGGACCACGGTCACCGAGTCGGACAGCTGCTTCCGCAGTCTCGCCAGGGCTCCCAGCCGACCGGTGAAGTGATGGTTCCGCGGCGGGACTTCGAAGATCGGGGGCAGTTCGGCCGGGAACCGGAGCAGCCCGGACGAGGTGTCCCTGGCGCCGTTCGCGGCGCCGTTCGTGGTGCCGTTCCTGGCGCCCGGATACACCACGGAAGCGGGCCGCGAACGTCCGGTGGACACTCCGCGCCGCAAAGCCGCCAGCGCCGTGACCTCGTCGAGTCCGACCAGGTCGACCATGACCAGCGGCCGCAGTATGGCGGGCAGATCGCAGTCCTCGACGCGCAGGCACAGGAGGCGCCCGTGGTCCTCCTCGTTCCGCAGGAAGGCCGCGGCCCATTCCTGCCTGGACAGGGGAGCGGTGAGGTAGGCGTGACCGACGACCGCCAGGACGCGTCGGCAGGTCTCCAGCGCCTGGTTCTTGCGCTCGATCAAATCCTCGCCCGGCTTGAAATCCCAATCCTGGACGACGACAGAATACGAGCTGCTTTCGAGTTTCGAGCCGATCCATTCGGCCCACTGCCTGTTGGCGGCGTGGTAGCTGATGAAGAAATCTGCTCGACAGTCCGAGTCCATGGCGGAAGCCCCCGCAAGCGCCTTTTCAGACCACCAGAACCATCTGTCTCATGGTCCAGACGACAGGTAGCTCCATCTTTCCCGACGCGGCCATGTCCAAACGCTGCTGAAGTCTGTCCAGCCATTCCGTTCCGAACTCCTCGACCAGAAAGGGATCACCTCTCCACACACGGAGATTCAGCGCGAACATACGGCCCACCTGACGGGACGTAGGGCGGACTTCGGCCACATGGTCCTCGCGCGAGACAGTGCCGGGCGGGTCCGGCATCGCGCCGAGCACCCGGCCGACGTCCAGCCGTTGACCGTTCTCCCGAAGCATCGCCTCGACCACCCGCTGATAGTCCCTGGCGACGGGATGCTCGCTCTCGACGCTGTCGACCTCGTCCAGAAGCAGTCTTCCGTTCGGAGCGAGCGCTCCCAGCCAGCGCCCCACCACCGACGCGGTGTCGCGCAGATGGGAGAGCAGCAGCCGCGCGTAGAGGAGATCCGGCCCCGCCACCGGGAAGGGGGTGGTCGTGACGTCGTGCCTGCGGAACGCCACCGGGAGGCCGTCACCCGCCTCGGCGCGGGCGAGGAACGTCACCGACCGGTCCAGCCCCACGACACGCTCCGCGCGCACTTCTTCGGCGATCAGCCTGGTCGAATGCCCTGGTCCGCAGCCCAGGTCGACCGCGAGCCCGACCGGCCCGGGAACGCAGCGGGAGAGGAACGATCTGCTGCTCTCGGCGAAGACCTCGGCGACCGTGGAAAGCCGTTGAGCAGCGATATCACTGTCCCCGAACTTGTAATCGGCGCCTGAGGGTTGCCTGCCTGCGGGAACCAAGTGGACCATGCTGAGACACCCTTGAGTCGACAAGGACCGGAACGACCGTCCGGCGCACTGCACCACCTGACGATACTTGCCCGGATGGACGACTGTCCCGAATTGCTTCGAAGGAGTGATGCCTTGACACCCGGAGCGGGCCGGACTCGATCAAGATTCTTCATCAGCTTCGCCGACCCGGACCGGGGCTGGGCCGAGTGGACGGCCTGGCAACTGGAGGCACACGGCTTTCCGGTGGAATTCCGGTCCCGGGACTGGGCCGCGGGCGACAATGCCGTACTGCGGCTCAACAAGGCACTGGAGCAGGGAATGGTCGTGGCGCTGTTCTCCCGGGCCTACTTCGACGAGTCGGACGGCAACAGCCGCGACTGGTCCGCCCTGCTGGCGGCGGACCGGCCCCTGATCCCCCTGCGCATCGACGACTCCACGCCCCCCACGCTGCTCCGCCCCCTGGTCGCTCCCTCCCTCTGCGGACTGGACCAGCGTGAGGCCGGGGCGCAACTGCTGCGCGCCGTCGACGGGACGCGGCGCCCCATCCCGGAACCTCCCTTCCCGGGAGTTCCGGGAGCATCGGCCCCGGCCTCGGCCCCGGTCCCGGTCTCGGCCCCGACGGCCCCTCGGGTGGTTCGGCCGGCGGCCGGGCCGCAGTGGCAGGACGCGTGCGCCGTCCTCGTCGGCGTCGACGCCTACGATCACCTCCGCCCCGTGCCGGCGATCGCCGGCAACGTCCACGACCTCGGCGCGCTGCTGCGGTCGGCGGAATTCGGCCTGCCGGAACAGCACTGCCGTCTGCTGCGCAACCCACGGGACCCCCGCCAGGTGCTGCGGGCACTGGAGTGGGCCGGGCAGATCACCGCCCGGAGCGGCGGCACCCTGCTCTTCTATTACAGCGGTCACGGCGCCCAGGACCCCGAAAGCGGACGCCTGCTGCTCTCGTGTGCGGATTCACTGCCGCACACCCCCTACACCTACCTTCATTTCGACCGCGTCCGCGAACAGATCACGCTCAGCCCCGCTGTACGGCGACTGGTCGTGCTCGACACCTGCTACAGCGGCGCGGCCCTGGACCTCCTGGACGACGCCCTGCCCGTGCCCAGCGTCGAAGGCAGTTTCGTGATGGCCTCGTCAGGGGCGACGGAACCGTCCCGCGAGGCGAGAGGCCGGCGGCACACCGCCTTCACGGGGACGCTGCTGGAGATCCTGGCGAACGGTCTCCCCGGCGGTCCTCCGCTGCTGGACGCCGAGGCCCTCTTCGAGGGCGCCAGGTCCGCCTGCGAGGACGCGGGGTGGCCGACGCCGCGCCGCCAGGTGCGGAACGCGGGGAGCAGGATCCCCGTCGTCGCCAACCGCTGGTCCGGCAACCGGCGCTGACCCTCCACCTGCACCGGAACAGGGACAGGGACAGGGACAGGCTCACGAACGCGAACGCGAACGCGAACGCAAACGCGAACAGGAACAGGAACAGGAGACCGTCCGTTGGCCGAGAACGCCGCGATCGAAACCAGCACCGGGAATCCCCTGACGACCCGCCGACTGTACCGCTGGTTGACTCACGACGAGTCCCTGAGGCCGGGGGTCCAGGTACGGCTGCGGAGCCGGACCGACTCGACGGAGCCGCTCGACGACCTGGGCGACACACTGGAGATCATCAGCGTCGTCGTGACGAGCGTCATGGCGCTGCCGCCCTTCATCGAGAGCGTCCGCCGCTGGTTCAGGGACCAACCGCCGCCCGCACCCGCGCCCGTGGTGCTCCGGCACGGGAACATCGCGGTCGAGATACCGACCGACACCGATGCCGCCGTCATCTCCGCCCTGACCGCCGCGCTGGCGACCCAGCCGGTCCCCCCGCCCGATCCTGTCTCCGAATGAGCCGAACGTTTCCGCAGGCCAGGGAACCTGCGCAGGGTGGCGGGGTGGGACTGGAACCCACGGCCGACGGATCATGAGTCCCTCGGTCAGTCGGCCGACGTGGTCCGTGTCATCTCGGCCGCCTCGGTCATGGCGCGTTGGCTGAGATCGCCGAACAGCTGCATCGTGACGGCGGCCAGGACGTCGTCCACGCCAACAGTCCGCCCGTCCCCGCGGCGGCCGGACAGGGCGAAGAGGGGGTCCTTGAGCAGCGGGGCCGGGTCCGGCTCGCCCGGCACCACCGGACTGACCGTCCCGAACCGCCTGACCCCGCCCTCGCGGACGACCTTGGCCGCGTCACGCGCCAGGGTCGTCAGGAACACGCTCGCGATTCCGTCCAGGTCGCGGACCAGCGCCGGGACGGCCCTCACCCCCCGGCTCCCCAGCAGCCTTCTCACCCCGGCCTCGAACCGGTGGGCGCCGGCCACGCCACTCGGTGTACGCGCCCCGCGGCGCTCACGAAGAGACACGAGCGCACCGTCGGCGTTGCGCAGCTCGCCCATCAGGCCGTGAAAGGTCGGGCTGTGCAGGTACCACGCCGACCCCACCTCCACCTCGACGTTCCGGTCGATAGCCGAGATGAGGTCCTTGGGCATCAGCCTCGTCCGGGCCTGCTCGGCCGCCGCGCCTCTCGCGCCGTCGATGATCTCCGTCAGCACGGTCCGCGTCACCGACGCGGCGGCCCACGCGGCCGACCGGGAGACGTGCAACGAGGTCACGTCCCTGAACACCGCCTTGACGAGCTGAGGCTTGAACGGCAGGCCGGTCACGAGGGAAGCGGTCTGCGCACCGCTGCGCTCGGTGCGCAGGAGTCGTGTGGTCATCGGAGAATGTGCTTTCTGCTGTCGGAGGTCTGCTGTCGGAGGTGTCAGTGGCCCCTGCGGCACCGGGCGGCGAGGGGGAATGCCACCCGCTTCCTCTGCTTCCAAAGAGAGTTGACGACGTCTCAGGGCGTTCACTGCGGTGATGCTGCCACCTCGGTCTGACAGTGGCGCCTGCCCCCTGCGGTTGCGGGGCACCGCCGCCGCGGACGTGGGCGGTGTTCGATGGCGCGCCGCGCCTTCGAGAAGGGCGGCCTGACCTGCCCCACGCTCGGACCACACCACGACCGAGGACCTCTGTCGCCTTCCACCGACCACCCGTATACAAAAGATCTTGTATCTTGATACACTCCAGTTGATATACGCAGGAGGCGCCCATGAGTCGTACCGTGATCGACCTCGACGACGAGGCCTTGGAAGAAGCGGCCAAGGAACTCGGCACCACCACCAAGCGCGAGACCGTCAACACCGCGCTGCGGGAGGTCACGGCCCGTCACAGGCGTCTGCGCGCGCTCGACGAAGCCCGCCGGCTGGTGGCAGACGGCGCGCTGGACACGGACCTTCTCCTGGACAAGAGCACCTACCGGCCCACGAGCACAGCCGACGCCGCCTCCGACACCGGAGCGCAGGAGTGACCGTCGCCGATTACCTCATCGACACCTCCGCGCTCGCCCGCGTCCTGCTCCGCCAGAACACGGCCGACTGGGATGACAGGATCGGCGCCGGCCTCGTCGCGATCTGCGACATCACCGAACTCGAGGTCCTCTACTCAGCCCGTTCGGCCGCAGACCGTACGCGTGTGAAGGCGGCGCTCGACGCCCACTACGTCTGGTGCCCGATGCCGGACGGCGTCTACCGCCGCTCCCGCGTCGTCCAGGAACAGCTGACCGCCAAGGGTGAGCACCGCAGCGCGGGCCCCGTCGATCTCCTGGTGGCCGCCGCCGCCGAGGAAGCGGGGCTCACACTGCTCCACTGCGACCACGACTTCGACGCCATCGCCCGCACCACGGGGCAGCCGGTCCGCACGATCGACCTCAGGCGGTAGAGCCTCCGCAGCCGCACAGTCGGCGATGAGATCCCTGCCGCTCACGGACGCAGCCGGCCGGGGATCGCCCGGCCGGCTGTGGGTCCTGAGTCCTTCCTGACGGCGTGGCCTAGCAGATGCCGGTGAGCTTGGTGTCGCTGTACGGGGTGCTGTCGGAGGAAGTGGTGAGGATGTGACAGCCGGGCTGGACGTCGTCGACGCGCAGGAAACCGTTGTCGTAGGCGGCGGCGACGCTGCCGCCGTCCATGAAGACGCTGGTCGTGCCCTCCGTGCCGCCGGGCAGGTACACCGAGGAACTGGTGTTGGCCGGGACGTTCACGCTGATGTCGACGCGACCGCCGCCGGTGGTGTCGAAGGCCGCGCCGATGGTGCCGTGGCCGGTGGGGACCGTAACGTTCGCCCAGGTGACCGAGGTGGGCTGGGGCTTGATCTGGAAGGTCGCGAAGCCCGGTGCGGTGGCCCGGATGCCGAACATGTCCTGGGGGATGTTGAAGGCGGGGGCCGCCGCCCAGGGGTGTGAGTAGGTCGTGTTCGACTTCTGTGCGAGGGTCCAGGCCTCCATGGTGGCGCCCGCCCCCTGGTTGATCATGTTCATCCAGCTGTTGGTCCCGGTCGAGGTCAGCAGGGTGTACGCGAGATCGGGCCGGTTGCCCTCGTACATGGCCTGGATGAGGAAGCCGGCGCAGTAGACGCTGCACGCCATACCGCGGGTGCCCAGATAGGTGGCAACCTGCGCGGCCTGCGAGGAGCCGGCCAGGCCGAACGCGGTGGCGAAGGCGCTGGCCTGGACGGCGTAGTGGTCGATCACGGTGCCGTCGTTGTTCAGTCCGTCACGGTAGGCACCCTTGGACGAGTCCCACATCCTCGCGTTGACCGCGGACTTGATGGCGGCGGCCTTGGCCGTGTACGTGGCGGCGTCCGAGGTCTTGCCCAGTGCGGTGGCGATGTCGGCCATGTCCGCGTAGGAGCGGTAGGCGATGGCGTTGATGACGGTGTTGTAGGAGGTGAAGACGTACCCGTCGCGCTGCGAGGAGGGCCAGTCGACGATGTCGCAGTCGTTGCAACTGCTCGCGCCGTTGCTGCCGGTGGTCTTGTGGATCAGACCGGTCGAGGAGTCGTACCACTCGTCGGGGAGCTTGCCCTGGAGGGTGGTGTAGGCGGCGGACAGCGGCGCGGTGCTTCCGGTGGCCTCGTAGCTGTCGTGCAGGGCCAGGATCGTGTACATCGGCCACTCGGTGGGCCAGGTCCGGTTGGAGAGCAGGAGGCTCAACGAGTAGTCGCCGAGCGCCGCGTCGCCGCCGGTGTAGAGGTTGCCCAGGAGCTGGAGGTAGGAGTCGGCCTCGTAGTAGCCGCGCTCACGCTCCCAGGAGTCGACGTACAGGTTCTGGTTGCCGGTCTCGATGGTGTTGCGGGACAGCGCCCAGACCTTGTTGAGGGCGCTGTCGGAGGAGTTGAAGACGCCCGCCGACTCGTCGAACGGGTACAGGTACGCCTCCGCCGTGAAGTCGGCGGCGGTCAGGCCGGTGGGGGCGCCGATGACCTGGACGTACCGGAAGACGCGCGGGCCCCAGGTCTCCAGGTGCTGGCTGCCCGCCTTCAGGACCCACTTGTCCTGGTAGGTGTTGCCCGCCGAGGTCTGGTACTTGACGGTGTTGGTGCCGGAGGTGACCTGGCCGTAGCGGATGTCCACCACCTGTCCGGCGGTGCCGTTCAGGGTCAGGGCAAGGCCGCCGATCCAGGTGCGGCCGTAGTCGATGAAGTAGTTGCCGCTGGAGTACTCGGTGACCGAGGCGGGGGTCCGGGAGGTCTGCCTGACCTTGGCGGTCGGCGTGGGCTGCAGGTTGCTGAAGGAGCTCTTGGCGACCGCCGACGGCCAGGCGGCGGCGTTGAAGGCGGCCGTGGCGAAGCCGAACGGGTAGCGGCGGGCGTCGAAGTTCTCCTTGGGCGCCGTGTAGTAGCTGGTGCCGATGGAGCCGGCGCTCGGCAGGATCCGCGTGCCGTTCAGGGCCTTCCAGCCGGCTCCGGTGCCGTAGGTCTTGCTGGTGCCGTCGGTGTACCGGACCACCAGCTGGGCCAGAAATCGCTGGTCGCTGGTGGTGTAGGCGAGGGCGCCGATGGTGTTGGCGGCGCCCGCGTTCAGCAGGGAGGTCACGTCGTAGCCGTCGTAGCGGGTCTCGGAGCCGACCGGCCGGGTGGGGCCGACGCCGACGTAGCTGCCGTTGACCCACAGCTTGTAGACGAACTGGCGTGCCGGGGTGGTGGAGGCTCCGGTGGCGTACAGGTGGGCCCAGGCGACGGACTTGCCGGAGGCCAGGTTCGTGGTGCCGCGCAGGAACGTCCAGCTGGGCACGGTCAGCAGTCCGGTGCCGCAGTTCTTGGCCTTGTCGACGAACAGGGCGCCGCCGGTGACGGTGCCGCAGCCGAAGTCGGCGTTGGACGAGTCGCTGAAGTCATTGCCGTACAGGGAGCCGCCGTTGGGATCGGTGACGGTGATGTCGTCGAAGGTGGCCTGCTCGGCGCTGCCGGTGCGGAACCCGATGCCACCGGAGGAGTAGGTGGCGTCCGTGGTGGTGTCGACGAGGGTCCAGGCGGTGTCGGCGGCGGCCTTCAGATACGTGGTGAAGGTCGAACCGGACGCCACGACACGGAAGTCGTAGGTCGAGCCGGTGGTCAAGGCGAACGGCAGCGCCACAGCCGTCTTGAGGGCCGTGAACGTTCCGCTCTTCTGGACCTGCGGGGCGATCGTGTTCACGCCGCCGCCCTTGAACTGCCACAGATAGAAGTTGCTGGTGTCCTTCTCACGGAAGGTGACGCCGGCGATGCCCGCGTTGATGACGAAGCTGCCCTGGAAGGTGTAGTCCGTCCAGGCGGTGGGCAGCCCGGTGACGCAGTTCTTGGCCTTGTCTACGAACAGGGCGCCGCCGGTCACGGCGCCGCAGGCGAAGTCGGCGTTGTCGGCGTCGCTGAAGTCATTGCCGTACAGGGAGC encodes:
- the fxsT gene encoding FxSxx-COOH system tetratricopeptide repeat protein; translation: MDSDCRADFFISYHAANRQWAEWIGSKLESSSYSVVVQDWDFKPGEDLIERKNQALETCRRVLAVVGHAYLTAPLSRQEWAAAFLRNEEDHGRLLCLRVEDCDLPAILRPLVMVDLVGLDEVTALAALRRGVSTGRSRPASVVYPGARNGTTNGAANGARDTSSGLLRFPAELPPIFEVPPRNHHFTGRLGALARLRKQLSDSVTVVQAALHGLGGIGKTQIATEYSYRNAASYDLVWWLSAEKPAIMQSGYARLAEELGIGMTASQPGLREALFRELKRRGRWLLVYDNAEEPDDVYPLPSGGHVLITSRNPNWEAVAATIALDVLSGSEAEAFLTKRIRSTAVGGTREISELATRLGRLPLALEQAAAYVDAADITVGDYLALLGESAADALAAKPPLGYSRSVVDTWMLSLERIRKLSPDGYRLLTFCAFLGPDMIPRRLLATSHLALPPHLGAVVGSKARYQAAVMHLRRYSLITTSSEEISLHRLVQWVVRQRAAGSGRPPAHVVQDAVAWLLQVFPAESGELENAAMCEALLPHVLAVRDRAAEYDAPRGDLAVLLERAAVFLHAQARLAASRDLFETAWETGRSLPRADPFRIRLRMGYGRLLQELGQVTGARAAYEEIEASARSGPAAAAPLLATVLIDMGRLLQEEGLLGPARERIQEALDLMAGFDAPVGDRARAEGILGRIQQDLGNIHEARSAYEHALALSVGVFGVRDSRVALRRNNLAGALHLAGRVAEAREQLSVALTTLEGVYGRDHDRTVAVRLNLGTALHALGEYPRARQQYEHARAICEGLALRDDLRIAMISTGLGSLCHDDGDLAGARMRHDEALSAGRILHEAGHPRMVVIAANAAATLERTGELDRAGELVETALAAAVRLYGQSHPRVAAVRSTWALLLGRGGDFPSARAQAAQALADSERVYGSSHHRIAVIENNLGWLAWLESSGAAASVMAAHFGRAVAAAEASYGPDHPRAAVIRANLTSSMTGTTDPVPLFVPLQIHQQATTIDR
- a CDS encoding class I SAM-dependent methyltransferase, whose protein sequence is MVHLVPAGRQPSGADYKFGDSDIAAQRLSTVAEVFAESSRSFLSRCVPGPVGLAVDLGCGPGHSTRLIAEEVRAERVVGLDRSVTFLARAEAGDGLPVAFRRHDVTTTPFPVAGPDLLYARLLLSHLRDTASVVGRWLGALAPNGRLLLDEVDSVESEHPVARDYQRVVEAMLRENGQRLDVGRVLGAMPDPPGTVSREDHVAEVRPTSRQVGRMFALNLRVWRGDPFLVEEFGTEWLDRLQQRLDMAASGKMELPVVWTMRQMVLVV
- a CDS encoding caspase, EACC1-associated type; protein product: MTPGAGRTRSRFFISFADPDRGWAEWTAWQLEAHGFPVEFRSRDWAAGDNAVLRLNKALEQGMVVALFSRAYFDESDGNSRDWSALLAADRPLIPLRIDDSTPPTLLRPLVAPSLCGLDQREAGAQLLRAVDGTRRPIPEPPFPGVPGASAPASAPVPVSAPTAPRVVRPAAGPQWQDACAVLVGVDAYDHLRPVPAIAGNVHDLGALLRSAEFGLPEQHCRLLRNPRDPRQVLRALEWAGQITARSGGTLLFYYSGHGAQDPESGRLLLSCADSLPHTPYTYLHFDRVREQITLSPAVRRLVVLDTCYSGAALDLLDDALPVPSVEGSFVMASSGATEPSREARGRRHTAFTGTLLEILANGLPGGPPLLDAEALFEGARSACEDAGWPTPRRQVRNAGSRIPVVANRWSGNRR
- a CDS encoding effector-associated constant component EACC1, giving the protein MAENAAIETSTGNPLTTRRLYRWLTHDESLRPGVQVRLRSRTDSTEPLDDLGDTLEIISVVVTSVMALPPFIESVRRWFRDQPPPAPAPVVLRHGNIAVEIPTDTDAAVISALTAALATQPVPPPDPVSE
- a CDS encoding type II toxin-antitoxin system VapB family antitoxin; translated protein: MSRTVIDLDDEALEEAAKELGTTTKRETVNTALREVTARHRRLRALDEARRLVADGALDTDLLLDKSTYRPTSTADAASDTGAQE
- a CDS encoding PIN domain nuclease, giving the protein MTVADYLIDTSALARVLLRQNTADWDDRIGAGLVAICDITELEVLYSARSAADRTRVKAALDAHYVWCPMPDGVYRRSRVVQEQLTAKGEHRSAGPVDLLVAAAAEEAGLTLLHCDHDFDAIARTTGQPVRTIDLRR
- a CDS encoding family 78 glycoside hydrolase catalytic domain: MHVAPSHRRARGRRFSLMALLTTLLALVGGVTVLTPSAQAVTAAPTVLTVGGLAAPADVAPGSAPLLGWHVGGDRQTAYQIQVATTSSALTGTPDMWDSGQVTSATDGNVSYAGATLSASSGYYWRVRTWDSAGAASAWSATAAFGTGPGTTWSAATPIWSGAPTAWTDYTFQGSFVINAKYASVTFRAQDTSDYYLWQFKGGGVNTIAPQVQKSGTFTALKTAVALPFALATGSTYDFRVVASGSTFTTYLKAAADTAWTLVDTTTDATFNSGGIGFRTGLTEQATFDDITVTDPGGGSLYGNDFSDADNADFACGAVTGGALFVDKAKNCVTGLPTAWTDYTFQGSFVINAGIAGVTFREKDTSNFYLWQFKGGGVNTIAPQVQKSGTFTALKTAVALPFALTTGSTYDFRVVASGSTFTTYLKAAADTAWTLVDTTTDATYSSGGIGFRTGSAEQATFDDITVTDPNGGSLYGNDFSDSSNADFGCGTVTGGALFVDKAKNCGTGLLTVPSWTFLRGTTNLASGKSVAWAHLYATGASTTPARQFVYKLWVNGSYVGVGPTRPVGSETRYDGYDVTSLLNAGAANTIGALAYTTSDQRFLAQLVVRYTDGTSKTYGTGAGWKALNGTRILPSAGSIGTSYYTAPKENFDARRYPFGFATAAFNAAAWPSAVAKSSFSNLQPTPTAKVRQTSRTPASVTEYSSGNYFIDYGRTWIGGLALTLNGTAGQVVDIRYGQVTSGTNTVKYQTSAGNTYQDKWVLKAGSQHLETWGPRVFRYVQVIGAPTGLTAADFTAEAYLYPFDESAGVFNSSDSALNKVWALSRNTIETGNQNLYVDSWERERGYYEADSYLQLLGNLYTGGDAALGDYSLSLLLSNRTWPTEWPMYTILALHDSYEATGSTAPLSAAYTTLQGKLPDEWYDSSTGLIHKTTGSNGASSCNDCDIVDWPSSQRDGYVFTSYNTVINAIAYRSYADMADIATALGKTSDAATYTAKAAAIKSAVNARMWDSSKGAYRDGLNNDGTVIDHYAVQASAFATAFGLAGSSQAAQVATYLGTRGMACSVYCAGFLIQAMYEGNRPDLAYTLLTSTGTNSWMNMINQGAGATMEAWTLAQKSNTTYSHPWAAAPAFNIPQDMFGIRATAPGFATFQIKPQPTSVTWANVTVPTGHGTIGAAFDTTGGGRVDISVNVPANTSSSVYLPGGTEGTTSVFMDGGSVAAAYDNGFLRVDDVQPGCHILTTSSDSTPYSDTKLTGIC